Proteins from a single region of Urocitellus parryii isolate mUroPar1 chromosome 4, mUroPar1.hap1, whole genome shotgun sequence:
- the LOC113175305 gene encoding olfactory receptor 1165-like produces the protein MVSEVRNQSSVATFILVGFSEFPHLQAPLFLVFLNIYTVTLVGNLGIIVVIRINPKLHTPMYFFLSHLSFLDICYSSVFTPKLLEILVVEDRTISFNGCMTQFFFICMFVVTEMFMLAVMAYDRFVAVCNPLLYTVAMSRKLCSLLVSGTYMWGGLCSLILTYSLLVQSYCGSNVINHFGCEYSAILALSCSDTSFSQMACFVISTFNEVCSLLIILASYVFIIATVSRMPSKGGLRKAFSTCTSHLTAISIFHGIILLLYCVPHDKSSWILVKVDTVLFTVMIPMLNPLIYSLRNKDVKETVRRLINSKLHSLHIKFR, from the coding sequence ATGGTAAGTGAAGTCAGAAACCAGAGCTCTGTGGCCACATTCATCCTGGTGGGGTTCTCAGAATTCCCGCACCTACAGGCACCCCTCTTCCTGGTGTTCCTCAACATCTACACTGTCACTCTGGTGGGGAACTTGGGCATAATTGTGGTCATAAGGATCAATCCCAAGCTTCATAcacccatgtactttttcctcagCCACCTCTCATTTCTGGATATTTGCTACTCCAGTGTATTCACACCCAAGCTGTTAGAGATCTTGGTTGTGGAAGACAGAACTATCTCCTTCAATGGGTGCATGACacagtttttctttatttgtatgtttgtgGTTACAGAAATGTTCATGTTggctgtgatggcctatgaccgatTTGTGGCTGTGTGTAATCCCTTGCTCTACACAGTTGCCATGTCTCGCAAGCTCTGTTCCCTCTTAGTGTCTGGGACATACATGTGGGGTGGCCTGTGCTCCTTGATACTCACTTACTCTCTGCTAGTACAGTCCTATTGTGGATCTAATGTCATAAATCACTTTGGCTGTGAGTACTCTGCCATCCTCGCTTTGTCCTGCTCTGACACTTCTTTCAGTCAGATGGCATGTTTCGTCATTTCTACATTCAATGAAGTGTGTAGCCTCCTGATCATCCTTGCCTCCTATGTCTTCATCATTGCCACTGTCAGCAGGATGCCTTCTAAGGGTGGCCTCcgcaaagccttctccacctgtacCTCTCACCTGACTGCCATCAGCATCTTCCATGGGATCATCCTCCTTCTCTACTGTGTGCCCCATGACAAAAGCTCCTGGATCCTGGTCAAAGTGGACACTGTTCTTTTTACTGTCATGATTCCCATGCTGAATCCCCTGATCTACAGCCTCAGGAACAAAGATGTAAAAGAGACAGTTAGGAGGCTGATCAACTCCAAACTGCATTCTCTCCACATAAAATTCAGATAA